In Brachypodium distachyon strain Bd21 chromosome 2, Brachypodium_distachyon_v3.0, whole genome shotgun sequence, one genomic interval encodes:
- the LOC100828778 gene encoding putative cis-zeatin O-glucosyltransferase, protein MESVAVVAVPFPMQGHLNQLLHLSLQLASRGLELHYAAPAAHVRQARARVQGWPAAALRSIHFHELGIAAFSAPPPDPDAASPFPTHIMPMWAAYIADAAAPLAALLRELSASRRRVVVVHDVLNSFAAVEAARLSKGNGESFGLYCGAVSYMVGMMHGAGHGLLRENGLEYAPMDAYVSKEFMDCAREQSSMAQAVSRGGGIITNTCRALEGEFVDAVAENLAAAGQKLFAVGPLNPLLEPDYRLDATAHGDQQPRHECLDWLDKQPAASVLYVSFGSTSSLRGAQVKELADALHGSKQRFIWVLRDADRGNVFTADADADTDRHANLLSEFTAQTKGTGLVITGWAPQLEILAHGATAAFMSHCGWNSTVESMSHGKPMLAWPMHSDQPWDAQFVCRHLKAGILVRPWEEHGEVTPAAAIRAAIETAMVGEEGKAMRARAMALGEAVRSCAAVGGSSREDLEVLVAHVTR, encoded by the coding sequence ATGGAGTCTGTCGCCGTGGTGGCGGTGCCGTTCCCGATGCAGGGACACCTGAACCAGCTCCTGCACCTCTCCCTCCAGCTCGCCTCCCGCGGGCTGGAGCTCCACtacgcggcgccggcggcccacGTCCGCCAGGCCCGCGCGCGCGTCCAGGGCTGGCCCGCTGCGGCGCTCCGCTCGATCCATTTCCACGAGCTCGGGATCGCGGCCTTCTCCGCCCCGCCTCCGGACCCGGACGCCGCGTCGCCGTTCCCCACCCACATCATGCCCATGTGGGCCGCCTACATCGCCGACGCGGCCGCCCcgctcgccgcgctcctccgggAACtctcggcctcccgccgccgcgtcgtcgtGGTCCACGACGTCCTCAACTCCTTCGCCGCCGTGGAGGCCGCCCGGCTCTCCAAAGGTAACGGGGAGTCGTTCGGGCTCTACTGCGGCGCCGTGTCCTACATGGTCGGGATGATGCACGGCGCCGGGCACGGGCTCCTCCGGGAGAACGGGCTCGAGTACGCCCCCATGGACGCGTACGTGTCCAAGGAGTTCATGGACTGCGCCAGGGAACAGTCCAGCATGGCTCAGGCGGTgtcgcgcggcggcggcattaTCACAAACACCTGCCGCGCGCTCGAGGGCGAGTTCGtggacgccgtcgccgagaacctggctgccgCGGGGCAGAAGCTCTTCGCCGTCGGGCCGTTGAACCCGCTGCTAGAGCCGGATTACCGCCTGGACGCGACAGCGCATGGCGATCAGCAGCCGCGGCACGAGTGCCTGGACTGGCTGGACAagcagccggcggcgtcggtgCTCTACGTGTCCTTCGGCTCGACATCCTCGCTCCGAGGGGCGCAGGTCAAGGAGCTCGCGGACGCGCTGCACGGCAGCAAGCAGCGGTTCATCTGGGTGCTCCGCGACGCCGACCGCGGCAACGTGTTCACGGCCGACGCCGATGCCGACACCGACAGGCACGCGAATCTGCTGTCAGAGTTCACCGCTCAAACCAAAGGAACGGGGCTGGTGATCACCGGGTGGGCGCCGCAGCTGGAGATCCTGGCGCACGGTGCCACGGCGGCGTTCATGAGCCACTGCGGCTGGAACTCCACCGTGGAGAGCATGAGCCACGGGAAGCCGATGCTGGCCTGGCCCATGCATTCGGACCAGCCATGGGACGCGCAGTTCGTGTGCAGACACCTCAAGGCCGGCATCCTGGTGAGGCCGTGGGAGGAACACGGCGAGGTGACGCCCGCGGCGGCCATACGAGCGGCGATCGAGACGGCGATGGTCGGCGAGGAAGGGAAAGCGATGAGGGCGCGCGCCATGGCGCTCGGGGAGGCCGTTCGGTCCTGCGCGGCTGTGGGCGGGTCGTCGCGCGAGGATTTGGAAGTTCTCGTTGCTCACGTTACTAGGTGA